The nucleotide sequence GGTACCAGCCGACGGCGGTGAGCAATTCGATGCGCTGCTCGTCATCCAGCGACTGGCCCAGCGCCGCCCAGGTCGCCTCCGACCACGAACCGGTGCGCTCGAGTTCGTCCACCGCTTCGATCAGCGTCCGTTCCGCGGGGCTCCACCGCGGGTCGGCGGGCGCATCCTTGCCGGCGGTCACCAGGGCGTCGCATTCGTCGTCGCTGACGCCCGCGATCGGGCCCCAGAACGCGGCCTGCCCGCCCCACTCGTATTCGCAGCCCAGGAGCGCGCAGATGCGAAGGATCGCTATCGTGCGCGTCCGCGGCGGCAAAAGCGCTGCGACGTAGAGGGATTCGCCGAGCTTGCGCAGCCGCCCGGCCAGCGCCGGGTGGCGCTGCAGGCAGCGCACCAGCAGCAGCGGCTCGTAGGTGCGGTCTGGGTGACCCCAGCTGTTGATGCTCGTGGCATCTTCTTCGCTCCAGGGCGGAGCGAGCGGTGCGACGCGGCTCACGGATGAGACTGTACGGCCTCAGGCGGGTAGGGAGAACACCACGCAATCGTGGAGGCAGCCCTTGGCGGTGGCGGGGGAGTCCGCCTCGCGATGCAGCAGCGCGCGGGTGGGAACCACCTCAAGCCGCGCGGTCTCCTCGTTGGCGTCGGAGGCATCGGAGGCCTGAGCCCTGCCGTCGACGATCAGCGAGTAGCCCCCCGGCTCGCGTGGGGGCCACAGCAACGTCACGTCGGAGTGCTGGGTCAGGTTCTTTCGGGTGCGCCCGCCGATAAGCCCGATGTCGAGGATCGCCTCACGCAGCGTCGGTTCGACCGTCACGGTGTGTACGCGATAGTCCTCGTCGACCGTGATCAGGTAGGCGAACGGAAAGTCGTCGAGAGCGGCGGCCAGTCGCCGCAGGTCTACCTTCTTCGCGGTCTTGGCGCCCATGCGTCCGAGGATAGGCGCTAGTCCGACGAGCCCGGCCGGATCAGAGCCAGGTCGGGGACGGGGTTGCGATCGCTGCGGTAGAAGTCCGAGGTCGGGATGCCGTCGCCGGCTGCGTCACCGGTGGCGGTGTTCCGCGCCCCCGCGTCGCCACCGCTCGAGCCGAAGAGGCCCGTCGGGGCCGCGGTACGAAGGAGCGGGGTGGTCGCGTTCTGACCGCTGGACGCCGTGACCGCCGGGTTCGGCGTGCCCACGTCGTAGGTTGGCGTGCTTGCGCTGGCGGCGGGAGCACCGGCAAAGACCTGGCTTACCGGGGCCGCGGACATCACGTCGGGGGCGGCGAAGCCCGGGTTGAAGGCCGCATTGGCGATCGACGGGCCGATCACGCTCGAGCCGAGGTTTGCCGCGTTCATACCGCCCGTAAAGCTGCCGGGACTGAGCACGGTGACGGCCGGGGCGGGCGGCGGTACCGCCAAGCCGGTTGTTGTCGGCACCCCGGCTGCCAATGGGGTGGCGGTGACGGCGCCGCTGGCCGCGCCGGTGGCGGCGGCCGGGCTGGGCATGCCGATGTTTCCGGTTCCCGGGGTTCCGGGGCCGAGGATTCCGCTGGCGGAGTTGAAGTTACCGAAGCCGACCTGGTGATCGCCGGTGAGTGGGGACCCGATATCCCCGCCGCTGCCGAAGCCGAAGTTCCCTTTACCGAGGATGCCGAAGCCGAAGTTGTTGCCGCTGGTTCCGCTGCCCGAACTTTGGCTGCCGGGACCGCCGGAACCCATGTTCGAATTGTTGTCGTTGGAACCGTTGCCGAAGAGTGCGCCGGCGATCTCGTTGCTCAGGCTGGAGGCGGCAACACTCGAGAACAGGCCGACGTGTTTGTGGTGATGCCTGGGCGGGGGGCTGCTCCCGTGGCTCTGGGCGCTGTTGGAGCCGATGGCGTGCAGGATCTGCCGCCAGGGCGCCAGACGCTCGGCCGCCGCGGAGGCATCGAAGTGGTAACCGGCCATCGCCGAGACGTCCAGGGCCCACATCTGTTCGTATGCGCCCTCGATGTCCGCGATCGCCGGAGCGTTCTGCCCCAAGAAGTTGGTGTTTGCCAGCACCCGCATCAAGGCCCGGTTGGC is from Mycobacterium conspicuum and encodes:
- a CDS encoding PPE family protein, coding for MTNPHFAWLPPEINSALMFAGPGSGPLLAAAAAWNELAAELASSADSFRSVTSDLASGSWLGPTSAAMMAVASQYSTFLIGAAAQAEEAASQAGAAAAAFESALAATVQPAVVAANRALMRVLANTNFLGQNAPAIADIEGAYEQMWALDVSAMAGYHFDASAAAERLAPWRQILHAIGSNSAQSHGSSPPPRHHHKHVGLFSSVAASSLSNEIAGALFGNGSNDNNSNMGSGGPGSQSSGSGTSGNNFGFGILGKGNFGFGSGGDIGSPLTGDHQVGFGNFNSASGILGPGTPGTGNIGMPSPAAATGAASGAVTATPLAAGVPTTTGLAVPPPAPAVTVLSPGSFTGGMNAANLGSSVIGPSIANAAFNPGFAAPDVMSAAPVSQVFAGAPAASASTPTYDVGTPNPAVTASSGQNATTPLLRTAAPTGLFGSSGGDAGARNTATGDAAGDGIPTSDFYRSDRNPVPDLALIRPGSSD
- a CDS encoding carboxymuconolactone decarboxylase family protein; this translates as MSRVAPLAPPWSEEDATSINSWGHPDRTYEPLLLVRCLQRHPALAGRLRKLGESLYVAALLPPRTRTIAILRICALLGCEYEWGGQAAFWGPIAGVSDDECDALVTAGKDAPADPRWSPAERTLIEAVDELERTGSWSEATWAALGQSLDDEQRIELLTAVGWYRTICTLCNALALPVEGWMRPWPLPR